In bacterium, the following are encoded in one genomic region:
- the fabZ gene encoding 3-hydroxyacyl-ACP dehydratase FabZ: MEDKNFIMDAETVRAILPHRYPFLLVDRILELEPGKRAVGLKNVTMNEQFFNGHFPTRAIMPGVLVLESMAQVGGVMMLALPDRHSKLALIAGLDKTRFRKPVLPGDTLISEVQLVWFRHNVGRVQAYARVNGHVVAEAEMTFALVDHNQDISGVSTAVKE; the protein is encoded by the coding sequence ACTGCCTCATCGTTATCCTTTTCTTCTCGTAGATCGAATTCTAGAACTTGAGCCAGGCAAGCGGGCAGTAGGTCTCAAGAATGTTACTATGAATGAGCAGTTTTTTAATGGTCATTTCCCGACGCGAGCTATTATGCCCGGCGTGCTGGTTCTCGAATCGATGGCACAAGTTGGCGGAGTAATGATGCTCGCTCTTCCCGACCGCCATTCAAAATTAGCTTTGATCGCAGGATTGGACAAAACTCGATTTAGAAAACCGGTACTACCGGGCGATACGTTGATATCTGAGGTACAGCTTGTATGGTTCCGCCATAATGTTGGCCGTGTACAAGCATATGCGAGAGTTAATGGTCATGTTGTTGCTGAAGCGGAGATGACCTTTGCGCTCGTTGACCACAACCAGGATATAAGTGGCGTTAGCACTGCTGTTAAAGAATAA